The window ATGGGAAAAGATATTCTGGGGGTTGTGTTGACATGGATGAAGCTCGAAAGTGTCAAAGAATTTTACAGAAGATCATGCATCTATTTGGTTTAAATTTGGTTGGGGACATGATACCCTGGCTTCGGTGGTTAGATATAGGAGGTCACGAAAATGCCATGAAAGAAACATCAAAAGAATACGACAATCTCTTGGAGGGGTGGCTAGAAGAGCACCATGCTCGGCGGAGGGGACATAACGGTTCAGGCAAGGATGATCGCGATTTTATGGACGTGATGATCTCAATGCTTAAAGCTGCAGATATAGAGGGTTATGATGCTAATACCATTAACAAATCTACCTGCTTGGTATATCATTTGtggttatatataattaagttatttaaaatggttcctatttaattttgatcaataaCTATAACTATAACGATGATGTGATGTGTGGTTATACAGAATATGAATCTTGGGGGAGTAGACACCACCGCCACCATGCTTACATGGACTCTTTGCTTACTCATGAATCATCCCAATGTGTTGATGAAGGTTGAGGAAGAGTTGGACATCCATGTGGGCAAAGGAAGGCTCGTGGAGGAGTCTGATATTCCCAACTTGGTATACCTCCAAGCTGTCATCAAAGAATCGCTAAGGCTATACCCACCGGCTCCACTAGGAGCCCCAAGAGAAGTCACACGAGATTGTGTGGTAGGTGGCTATCACGTGGCGGCAGGGACAAGGCTCTTTTTAAATGTTTGGAAACTCCAACGCGATCCTAAGATATGTTCGGAGCCGTTAGAGTTTAAGCCAGAGAGATTCATGACTACCCATAACAACATAGATGTCCGAGGCCTGAATTTTGAGCTGATTCCTTTTGGTGCTGGTAGGAGAGTGTGCCCTGGAATAAACTTTTCCATGCAAATTGGGCACTTGGTCATAGCTAGCTTGTTGCAGTCTTTTAAGCTCTCGAATCCTCATGATCACAATGAACCTGTAGATATGACTGCTATCGAAGGATTGACAATATCAAAAGCTACCCCTCTTGAAGTTATCATCACTCCGAAGCTTTCTAGTGATGTTTATGCATGGAACTCCTCTGGGGGATCAGGTTAAATTACGAAATGTGGAACTTTATCACCTACGTACTGTCAATTATGATAAGTTTTTAAAATGCCTGTCAATTAGGAAATTAACTCGAAAATATTTACTATTGTATAATAAATTCAGATGTTTTGGGTCCAACTCCGATCTTAATTATATCCTTAGACAGAAGAATAACACAGTTGCatgtcaaaatcaaaatcttataataaaaactCTTTGATAGGGGGTGATTAGTACGGAATGAGTATGGattattcattaattagattcatctttcaataatttaaattaaaaaatatttatataatgttctTCTTCTTAATATTTTG is drawn from Impatiens glandulifera chromosome 3, dImpGla2.1, whole genome shotgun sequence and contains these coding sequences:
- the LOC124928909 gene encoding cytochrome P450 CYP82D47-like — encoded protein: MNSIDLFSSLDAVSSSSIAGSLFFIVLMFLYYYFIFLGGAGAQHRLNKPPEPSGAWPVLGHLLLLQGPKLFHLALSDMADKYGPIFSIRLGLHQSIVVSDWELAKELSTTHDIAVASRPQLLAGKHLGYNYAMFGLSPYGSYWRVIRKFAMLELLSMHRLNLLGHIRVFEIKSSIQQLYKLWVDKGDGNLNLTTGFGIDGVMVEMRQWILDLTTNVIFRMIYGKRYSGGCVDMDEARKCQRILQKIMHLFGLNLVGDMIPWLRWLDIGGHENAMKETSKEYDNLLEGWLEEHHARRRGHNGSGKDDRDFMDVMISMLKAADIEGYDANTINKSTCLNMNLGGVDTTATMLTWTLCLLMNHPNVLMKVEEELDIHVGKGRLVEESDIPNLVYLQAVIKESLRLYPPAPLGAPREVTRDCVVGGYHVAAGTRLFLNVWKLQRDPKICSEPLEFKPERFMTTHNNIDVRGLNFELIPFGAGRRVCPGINFSMQIGHLVIASLLQSFKLSNPHDHNEPVDMTAIEGLTISKATPLEVIITPKLSSDVYAWNSSGGSG